Part of the Tolypothrix sp. PCC 7910 genome, GAAGTAAATCAGTTATTTATCGATGTCGAAAATAAACTGAGTACTCCTACAGTTGTTGTGTATAATCCCAGCTTTCGAGTCCGTGGGCCGTTAATTGATTTAGATCCTGATGAAGTTGCCAAAACCATAGAAGTAACTGCCTATGGTGGCTTTTTAGTAGCCCAAGCTGCTGCCAAAAGAATGTTACAGCAAGGGGGTGGTGCTATCTTTTTTACTGGAGCCTCAGCCAGTGTTAAGGGTTACCCACAATCAGCACCCTTTGCAATGGGTAAATTTGCTCTCCGGGGATTAGCTCAAAGTATCGCCAGAGAACTTGCACCCAAGAATATTCATGTAGCGCATTTTGTCATTGATGGTGCCATCCGTTCTGCAGAACGCTTAGATCCAACAGACAATCCCGATAGCACCTTAGATCCAGATGCGATCGCTCAAACTTATCTCAACATCCTCAATCAACCCCGTAGCGCTTGGACTTGGGAAGTTGAACTACGCCCTTGGGTTGAGCGTTTTTAAGGATGGGGAATGGAGAATGGGGATTGTGGGCTGGGGATTGGGGACTGGGTAATGGGAATGAGGAAACACCAAACACCAAGCACCAAATCCCAAACACCAAACAACAAAACAGGGAGAATACTAATGATTGACCTTTATTACTGGACGACTCCTAACGGACATAAAATTACAATTTTCTTAGAAGAAGTTAAACTTCCTTATAATATTATTCCTGTGAATATTGGTGCAGGTGACCAATTTAAGCCGGAGTTTTTGCAAATTTCACCTAATAATCGCATTCCTGCAATTGTTGACCATGAACCTGTAAATGGAGGCGCACCAATTTCGGTTTTTGAATCTGGTGCAATTCTGTTATATTTAGCTGAAAAAACCGGGAAATTGATACCCCAAGATGTGCGGCAACGGGTTGAAGTCCTGCAATGGTTATTTTGGCAAATGGGGGGTTTAGGGCCTATGGCTGGACAGAACCACCACTTCAGCCAATATGCACCAGAAAAAATTGACTATGCGATTAATCGCTATGTCAAAGAAACTGGACGTTTGTATGCAGTGCTGGATAAAAGATTAGCTGATAGAGAATTTGTAGCTGGCGATTATTCAATCGCTGATATTGCAGCTTATCCTTGGATTGTGCCTTATAAAAGCCAAAATCAAAAATTAGAAGATTTTCCCAATGTGCAGCGTTGGTTTGAGGCAATTAAGGCACGTCCAGCGACAATTCGCGCTTACGAAAAAGCAGAAGCATTTAAAAATCAAGCACTAGATATTGAGAAGTCGCGGGAGTTGTTATTTAATCAATCTGCACAAACAATTAAGCCTTAAAAATTCTTGATCGTAGCGGATTGGAAACACTTGGTATAGACAAGATATGTAGGGACACAGCAATGCTGTGTCCTCAAAATAGTATGTTTTCAAATACTTGAAAACTGCTACAGAGCACGACATCCACAATCTCTCAGTATGTTCAATTATCTTACTAGTGCCATGCCCCTACAGATAAATTATCTGTGGCAAACATTATTTAACTTGGTATAAGTACTTTAAACACTATATTAGGGCAGGTTTTTCTTACTGTTGCCCGTTCCCTGTCCTCTCCTTAAAGGGCATGGTAATCTCAATTACAGGACTCAACAAGTTAACATGACCTCAGCCAGCTATGCACCTCCTGTAGATCGCCTTTTAACCTATGGTGATTGTCGCAAATACAAAGAATGGCCAAATTATGTAGCAGAGCTTGGTCTTAAACCTGAGCATATACCAGATTTAATTCGGATGCTTACTGATGAAGCGCTAATTTGGGCTGAATCTGATAGTGATGAGGTTTGGTCTACAATTCATGCTTGGCGATCGCTAGGACAATTGAAAGCAGAGGATGCGATCGCACCTCTGTTAAATCTGTTTGAAGAAATGGAAGATGTTGACTGGGTTAGTACGGAAATGCCACGAGTATTTCAAATGATTGGCCCGGTGTCAATTTCAGCACTGAGTGCTTATCTGGTTGACTCTCAATATCATATCTATGCTAGAACTACAGCAGCAGATTGTATTAGTGAAATAGGGCAACACTATCCAGAAGCAAGAACTGAATGTGTTAATGTTATTACCCAGCAACTAGCGCTATTTGCTAGCAATCATGGGGAATTTAATGCCTTTCTCGTTGCTAACTTAATTAGTTTACAGGCTGTTGAGTCTGCTGATGTCATTGAGCAAGCTTTTGCAGCTAATTGTGTAATTCCTTTTATTGCCGGCGACTGGGGTGAGGTACAAGTTGCAATGGGACTGAAAACTCGTGAAGAAATCCCAGAACGCAGGTTCACTCATCAGGAGATGAGGGATTATTTTTCTTCTAATGATCAAACTGTGGATGATTCTAAAAATTCCCGTGGTTTTGCTCCAGGTGCTAAACTTGCAAAGAAAAAGTCAGGTAAAACTTCCCGTAAGAAGAAGAAATAACTAACATTCCTGAAGGGTAGCAACTGGCGTTCCAAAGTCCATTTTTTGGGCATGGACTCTTGACTCCCACACCCCGAAAATATTTGTGCCAGTTGCTTAAGTCCTGATCAGTAAACTGATTCATGCATCAGAACTAATAAAATTCATCACTACGACTAAAAGTGTATTTTGCGGAACTTGCAGTTATCTAGAGCTATCTTCTTTGTATACTTACAAAGTGTCGTAGATACTTTCATAATGCAATCTCTGATCCTAAATTTTCAGATAAAATGTTGCGCCTTTATCATCTTTTAATTGGTGCTACCTTAGTAGCATTAATCCCAGTTGGAGTTAAATTTATTCCGCCTCTGTTTTCTGCCAACAATCCCCCGCAGAAAAACCCCGTAGTACAGCCATTAAATAAACCTAGTCCTAATGAAACACAAGAGAATATTTGGCAGAAGGTTTTGGCTAACAAAAGTGCGCCCAACAATTGGCAAGTGGTTCCTTGTAAGGGAAATACACCGCTTTTATGTGTCTCAGACCAAGGCAAACTTTTAGGTACAGTTGAGATTGGAGTTTACCCATTAGCAAAAAATCCCGATTTTCAAAAGAAGCTAGAAGCAGTTGGGATTCCCCCAGGTAGCAAAGTGGATTCCCAAAACCCTCAGTACCAAACTCAGATATTAACAGCACTGAAAGCTTGGGTAACAGACTACTATAGTGCGATCTCTAAAGACCGTCAGGCTACATATAAAAACGAGATTATTTTCTCCAGTCATCCCCCCCAAACGGTAACAGTTGGGAAACTTCCAGGAATCCGCTATGGGTTTGTGGGAATAAAACGCCAAGGAGGAGTCCAAGAACAACATATTAGCCATGTAACCTTTGATGGTACTGCACTTTACGTGATTAGTAGTGCTTATGACCCAGCTTCAGCCACAGGCAAGTTTGATAAGTTAGATGATTGGGCCATTTTTCAACCATACTTATATGCGATCGCCGCCGATCTAAATTTGACCCACAAGTAATATATAGTGTAAGGTGAAAGGCTTATCATTAAAATCCCAGGGTGCAAGGGGAAAAATGAAGGGTTTTTTTCACTCTATCTTTCCCCTAGTAACCTTTTTACATAATTCGATTTATTGATAATTGGTATGAGTAATAGATAACTACAAACATTACCCATTACTCAATACCAATTACCTATGAAATTAAATCTCAGCCACAGCTCGTTCAATCAAACGACGCGCCAGAGTTTGCGTACCTGTGTGTTCATAGTAATTGGTTGCTACATCCAAAAACGCTGCTAGATAATCTAATTTACTATCCGAAAATTCGACGAAATTTTGTAAATGACCGACAACAGTTTGTGGTGTTAAATTATTGGAAACCACAAGACCATTCATCCAACCTTTAACAGAATCAAAGCTTTCACCAATAAAGTTCAGCTTACTGCCAGCATTGTTACCAGGAATAACATCTTTGATACCTTGAAAAGTTGAACTTTGTTCTAACTCCTGGGGATTTGTTTGACTTAGCCCAGATATAGCTTTGCTAATAAAGTCAGGCCCCAAAGGTATCAAACCGTCAACGCAGACTAATGCAACCATCCGAATCAATGATTCACCGCTATACTCTCCTAAAGAAGCGACAAAATCACCAATGCTGTCTCCGGGAATGCCATTAATTTGGCAGAAAGCTACCAATTCGGCCACAACTTTTAATGTCAAGTCAATAGTTTGGGCTTTGTCAGGTTTGGGAGTGACACTATTTAAAAAACCTAACAAGGGAATTTTTTCGCCCACCTTATTAGCTAAAGCTGCTGCACCTAGGGCTTTATCTGTACCATCAACGGTTTGATATAGCCACAAAGCTGTTTGGTATCCTTGGGATTTATCGTTGAAAAGATAAATTGCCCGTTCGCCAATTTGCTGAATCAGGGCTTCGTCACTTTCACCAGTCACGGTTTTAATGGTGTTGACAAACCCTACAGTATTTTGCCACTGACCAGGAGCCACAAAATCTAGGGCGTTCAACATAGAAACAGTCAAATTACTGGTTGGTAGTTCATCAACCAACTGAAAAATCGGTTTAATCAAAACAATCTCCTTATTGTGGTGATGTAATTTTTATTTCTCTTGTGCAGCTTATACCAATTTTGGATTTCAGCTTTGAGCCTTGAAAACCTGGAACAAAAGGCTGCTTCCAGATTCTCAAACAATACTAACTATGCCAATTTCGTATTATTTGAGTCTCGCTAAACCATTCAAATCGAATTTTTCTAACCAAGCTTCTCTGTCTGTGGCTGTAAATGTTGGGTCTTTGGAAATTGCTTTTACTTGGTATTTACCAACCAAAATTGAAGTTTGAGTATTACCAAGTGTGACTGCAGGATAACCAGCAACTTTTTTGCTACTATTAGAGAATTTTGCTGCTGCAGTGGGAGTACTAGTTGTGTCGGAAATGGCTAGTTGCGCTACAACCTTGCCACCTTTTTTCAAGTTCGCTTCTGAAAAGCCTTTTTTCTCTTGAGTATAAACGCGTTGGTAGCCGTCCCCTCCACTGGGGAAGAACTGGTTCAATTTACTACCCTGAGTTGCATTTTTGGCAACTGCTTGACCACTTTTTTGGCGACTGCTTTCTTGCTGTGCCTGATCAAACCGTCCAGGGGTTTTAGCGCTACAGGCTGATGTCAGCAATAATACTGATAGTAACAAAGCAGCTAAAATCCTACGCCCACGGGTTAAAGTCATGTTTAGCTTCTCCTTAATGCTTGAGCTTTGAGGCAATTATCAGCGCTTGTCAGGAGTTTCGCAAGAAACTTTACTTTTTGATAATTATTGGTGAGTATCCTGGATTACAGATGTGTTGGAGGATTGGGGACTGGGAATAAGGGAGATGAGGAAGAATCGCAATGATTTTTGAATCTAGCAAATAATGGCTGATAGCAACCACTAAAAATAGCCAATCGCTAATGTTCTAACAACCAGCAATTGGCTATTTTGTATAACTAACAATTGACAAATCCCTAAGTTAATGCTTCAGCACCACCAACAACTTCTAGAAGTTCTTGAGTAATTGCAGCTTGTCGAGCTTTGTTGTAAGACAACGATAGGGTTCTAATCAATTCACCTGCGTTGTCGCTGGCGTTGTTCATCGCCGTCATCCGTGCAGCTAGTTCACTAGCTGCTGATTCTTGTAATGCCCGTAATAGCTGGTTACCCAAATATAAAGGCAATAGGGAATCCAGAATTTGCACTGGATCTTGTTCAAAAATCATGTCGCGGGGGAAAGGACGAGCTTCGGTAGTCACTTTTTGGCGTTCTACTTCAAATTGACCACCACGGGTTGTTAACCGGAAGATTTCGTCATCCGCGGCTTCTAAACCTTGAGGATCTAAAGGAAGCAGGGTTTGCACAACTGGACGTGAGCTAACCAAGGAAACAAATCGGGTGTAGATTAATTCGATGCGGTCTACACTTTCCGACAGGAACAAAGACAGCAATTCGTCAGCAATCTTTGTTGCTTCTGCTGCGGTAGGAATTTGTTCTAAGCCGCTGTAGGTAGCATCAATGGGTTGGTCACGGCGTTGGAAGTATTGGATAGACTTGCGTCCTACCAAGACAAATTTGTAATTTATACCTTCGGCTTGGAGTTCCTTGGCGCGGTTTTCAGCGCGGCGAATGACGTTACTATTGTAACCGCCACATAGACCGCGATCGCCTGCAATGACTAACAGACCTACTGTTTTAACTTCCCGTTTTCTCAACAGGGGTAAGTTGGCTTCTTCAAACCGCAGCCGGGTTTGCAAACCATATAAAACTTGCGCTAGTTTATCAGCAAAAGGACGGGTAGCTAATACTTGCTCTTGCGCCCGGCGTACTCTCGCCGCAGCTACCAGCCGCATGGCTTCTGTGATTTTTTTGGTGTTTTTGACCGACTGAATGCGATCGCGTATTGCTTTAAGATTGGGCATATTCTTTTCCTCAGTAGTTAGTCATTTGTCCTTTGTCCTCTCTTACAAAGTTCTGATCGCCGGAAGCCGGCGCTCCGACTTTGCGCTTTGTCATTAGTCACTAGTTCTTTCCCAATGACCAATGACCAATGACTAATGACTAATTACGCTGTTGCTTTGAAGGTCTTTTTGAATTCGGTTAGTGCTTCTTTCAAAGCAGCTTCTTCTGCGTCACCCAGTGCTTTGGAAGATTTTACTGCTTCAGCGTACTGAGGTTTGCCAGTCTTCAAGTAATCGCGGAGACCTCTGGTAAAGGTGGTAACTTTGTCTACAGCGATATCATCTAAGTAACCGTTGATACCTGCGTAGAGAATTGCTACTTGCTCGTATACAGACAGTGGGTCATTTTGGGGTTGCTTCAACAGTTCCCGTAAGCGCTGACCACGTGCCAACTGGTCTTGGGTAGCTTTATCTAAGTCAGAAGCAAATTGCGCGAAGGCTTGCAGGTCGTCAAATTGTGCTAGTTCCAATTTAATCTTACCGGCAACTTTCTTCATTGCCTTGGTTTGAGCCGCAGAACCTACACGGGATACGGAGATACCGGGGTTTACAGCGGGACGGATACCAGCGTTAAATAAGTCAGAAGATAAGAAGATCTGACCGTCGGTAATAGAAATTACGTTGGTGGGGATGTATGCTGATACGTCACCTGCTTGGGTTTCGATGATGGGTAGAGCGGTCATGCTACCTTTACCCAATTCATCACTGAGCTTCGCTGCTCTTTCTAACAAGCGAGAGTGAATATAGAATACGTCTCCGGGGTAAGCTTCTCGTCCGGGTGGACGACGTAGGAGCAAGGACATTTGCCGGTAAGCTTGCGCTTGCTTGGAGAGGTCATCGTAAATGACGAGAGTGGCTTTGCCTCTGTACATGAAGTACTCAGCAATGGTGGCTCCGGTGTAAGGAGCGAGGAATTGTAGGGTTGCAGGGTCACTGGCGTTAGCGGCGACGACTACGGTGTAGTCCATTGCGCCTTTGTCTTGCAGTGTTTGGACAACGTTAGCAACGGTGGAAGCTTTTTGACCAACGGCAACGTAGACACAAACTA contains:
- a CDS encoding SDR family NAD(P)-dependent oxidoreductase; this encodes MAKTALIVGAGSGLSASIARLLAKEGYQIALAARRIEKLTQLSSEIAAVSFAADASKAEEVNQLFIDVENKLSTPTVVVYNPSFRVRGPLIDLDPDEVAKTIEVTAYGGFLVAQAAAKRMLQQGGGAIFFTGASASVKGYPQSAPFAMGKFALRGLAQSIARELAPKNIHVAHFVIDGAIRSAERLDPTDNPDSTLDPDAIAQTYLNILNQPRSAWTWEVELRPWVERF
- a CDS encoding glutathione binding-like protein, whose product is MIDLYYWTTPNGHKITIFLEEVKLPYNIIPVNIGAGDQFKPEFLQISPNNRIPAIVDHEPVNGGAPISVFESGAILLYLAEKTGKLIPQDVRQRVEVLQWLFWQMGGLGPMAGQNHHFSQYAPEKIDYAINRYVKETGRLYAVLDKRLADREFVAGDYSIADIAAYPWIVPYKSQNQKLEDFPNVQRWFEAIKARPATIRAYEKAEAFKNQALDIEKSRELLFNQSAQTIKP
- a CDS encoding F0F1 ATP synthase subunit gamma, producing MPNLKAIRDRIQSVKNTKKITEAMRLVAAARVRRAQEQVLATRPFADKLAQVLYGLQTRLRFEEANLPLLRKREVKTVGLLVIAGDRGLCGGYNSNVIRRAENRAKELQAEGINYKFVLVGRKSIQYFQRRDQPIDATYSGLEQIPTAAEATKIADELLSLFLSESVDRIELIYTRFVSLVSSRPVVQTLLPLDPQGLEAADDEIFRLTTRGGQFEVERQKVTTEARPFPRDMIFEQDPVQILDSLLPLYLGNQLLRALQESAASELAARMTAMNNASDNAGELIRTLSLSYNKARQAAITQELLEVVGGAEALT
- the atpA gene encoding F0F1 ATP synthase subunit alpha, with product MSISIRPDEISSIIQQQIEQYDQDVKVANVGTVLQVGDGIARIYGLEKAMAGELLEFEDGTVGIAQNLEEDNVGAVLMGEGREIQEGSSVTATGRIAQVPVGEALIGRVVDALGRPIDGKGDIKTTENRLIESPAPGIIARRSVHEPMQTGITAIDSMIPIGRGQRELIIGDRQTGKTAIAIDTIINQKGEDVVCVYVAVGQKASTVANVVQTLQDKGAMDYTVVVAANASDPATLQFLAPYTGATIAEYFMYRGKATLVIYDDLSKQAQAYRQMSLLLRRPPGREAYPGDVFYIHSRLLERAAKLSDELGKGSMTALPIIETQAGDVSAYIPTNVISITDGQIFLSSDLFNAGIRPAVNPGISVSRVGSAAQTKAMKKVAGKIKLELAQFDDLQAFAQFASDLDKATQDQLARGQRLRELLKQPQNDPLSVYEQVAILYAGINGYLDDIAVDKVTTFTRGLRDYLKTGKPQYAEAVKSSKALGDAEEAALKEALTEFKKTFKATA